A single window of Pristis pectinata isolate sPriPec2 chromosome 8, sPriPec2.1.pri, whole genome shotgun sequence DNA harbors:
- the sowahd gene encoding ankyrin repeat domain-containing protein SOWAHD translates to MFEKIAETRRARLPAEEKEGGDRTAVGDGGRCPSYGQVLEDVNRLSHLLGRFLQAADGLVSATGARALRRTGSSSSALRRPGPRRSVRLDSGAGTGAGAQGGRRSEAETEEEEEEVGEGSAEHQWMVAAAGGDLGRLAALLDREPDLLNRRDPVSGLTAGHWLAKRGDHGALLELVRLAESRGLRLDLNSRAGGGGHTPLHLAAMQGHQMVIKLLVGAYNADVDARDYGGRKAWHYLGSGVPSQLRELVGGQREEPLPGTSTQPPQEEENQAADKPQLPRMASLPRFFQPSYWRRWKTQRSRD, encoded by the coding sequence ATGTTTGAGAAGATCGCCGAGACGAGGCGCGCTCGGTTGCCGGcggaggagaaggagggaggagatCGGACGGCGGTCGGGGACGGCGGTCGGTGCCCGAGCTACGGGCAGGTGCTGGAGGACGTGAACCGCCTGTCCCACCTGCTGGGTCGCTTCCTGCAGGCGGCAGACGGGCTGGTGAGCGCCACCGGGGCTCGGGCGCTGCGCCGGACGGGCTCCTCGTCCTCCGCCCTTCGCCGCCCGGGACCCCGCCGGAGTGTGCGGCTCGACTCGGGGGCAGGAACCGGAGCCGGGGCGCAGGGCGGCAGACGGTCGGAGGCTGagacggaggaggaggaggaggaggtgggcgAGGGTTCGGCGGAGCACCAGTGGATGGTGGCGGCGGCCGGTGGCGACCTAGGGCGACTGGCGGCTCTGCTGGACAGGGAGCCCGATCTCCTCAACAGGAGGGACCCGGTGAGCGGGCTGACGGCGGGCCACTGGCTGGCCAAGCGGGGCGACCACGGCGCGCTGCTGGAGCTGGTGCGCCTGGCCGAGAGCCGCGGCTTGCGGCTGGACCTCAACAGCCGGGCGGGGGGCGGCGGTCACACCCCCTTGCACCTGGCGGCCATGCAGGGTCACCAGATGGTCATCAAGCTGCTGGTCGGCGCCTACAACGCCGACGTGGACGCCCGGGACTACGGCGGCAGGAAAGCCTGGCACTACCTGGGCAGCGGGGTGCCCAGTCAACTCCGGGAGCTGGTAGGTGGGCAAAGAGAAGAGCCCCTGCCCGGGACATCAACCCAGCCCCCGCAGGAGGAGGAGAACCAGGCGGCAGACAAGCCCCAGCTCCCCAGGATGGCCTCGCTGCCGAGGTTCTTCCAACCCAGCTACTGGCGTAGGTGGAAAACGCAGCGCAGCAGAGACTGA